Proteins encoded in a region of the bacterium genome:
- a CDS encoding SDR family oxidoreductase: protein MSYFVTGATGFIGRHLVELLLRREGPIHVLVREGSRERLEELRKSWGEPGQRVIPVVGDLLAPRLGVADEHIDAMRGAQFFHVAALYDMDADAESLARANLDGTRHALELAGAIGASGFHHVSSIAAAGRYPGIFREDMFDEAEGLDDPYFRTKHDSEGLVRDAAGLDWRIYRPGVVVGHSRTGEMDKIDGPYYLFKLIQKLRGALPAWFPLVGIEGGPTHIVPVDFIARTIDHIAHKDGLDGKTFHLVDPEITSLGKAMNIFARAAHAPEFGLRVEANISNALPRSLRSALADLPPVRRIVNQTLDDLGIPSRVLDVMELPRLDCRETTAALEGSGIEVPPLDSYAHKLWDYWERELDPDLFKDRSLASSAAGKRVLITGASAGIGRATALRLGEAGAIVLLVARSAEKLAVVKEEVENVGGTAFIHTADLSDLESCDALVAEVLAQHGSVDILVNNAGRSIRRSVNLSYDRFHDFQRTMQLNYFGAMKLILGFLPAMQKQKGGQIINISSMGVQTHPPRFSAYVASKAALDAFSRCAAPEFLDEEIAFTTVCMPLVRTEMIAPTKIYQRFPTISSDEAADLICGAVIDRPKRVTTKMGVFTQLIYAVAPKATDAIASMAWRLLPDSAAARGETSKAGEEEPSTEAVAFAHLLPGTHW, encoded by the coding sequence ATGTCGTATTTCGTGACCGGCGCTACCGGGTTCATCGGCCGCCATCTCGTCGAATTGCTTCTCCGGCGCGAGGGCCCGATCCACGTCCTCGTCCGTGAGGGCTCCCGCGAACGCCTCGAAGAGCTTCGAAAGAGCTGGGGAGAGCCTGGGCAACGCGTCATCCCCGTGGTGGGAGACCTGCTCGCACCGCGTCTCGGCGTGGCCGACGAACACATCGATGCCATGCGGGGTGCGCAGTTCTTTCATGTCGCGGCGCTCTACGACATGGACGCCGATGCCGAGAGCCTGGCTCGCGCCAATCTGGATGGCACCCGGCACGCGCTCGAACTGGCCGGGGCGATCGGCGCTTCGGGTTTCCATCACGTTAGTTCGATCGCGGCGGCAGGCCGCTATCCGGGCATCTTCCGGGAGGACATGTTCGACGAGGCCGAGGGCCTCGACGATCCGTATTTCAGGACGAAGCATGATTCCGAGGGGCTCGTGCGCGACGCCGCCGGCCTCGATTGGCGCATCTACCGGCCCGGCGTCGTCGTCGGTCACTCCCGCACGGGCGAGATGGACAAGATCGACGGCCCCTACTACCTCTTCAAGTTGATCCAGAAGTTGCGCGGAGCCCTGCCGGCCTGGTTCCCCCTCGTCGGGATCGAAGGCGGGCCGACGCATATCGTGCCGGTCGATTTCATCGCCCGCACCATCGATCACATCGCCCACAAGGATGGGCTCGACGGGAAGACCTTCCACCTCGTGGACCCCGAGATCACGAGCCTGGGCAAGGCGATGAACATCTTCGCCCGCGCAGCCCATGCGCCCGAGTTCGGCCTGCGCGTCGAAGCGAATATCTCGAATGCGCTGCCGAGATCCCTGCGCAGCGCGTTGGCCGATCTGCCGCCGGTTCGGCGCATCGTCAACCAAACCCTCGACGATCTGGGGATTCCGAGCCGTGTGCTGGATGTGATGGAGCTTCCGCGGCTCGACTGCCGCGAGACGACGGCCGCTCTGGAGGGCTCCGGCATCGAAGTGCCGCCCCTCGATAGCTACGCCCACAAGTTGTGGGACTACTGGGAGCGCGAGCTGGACCCGGATCTGTTCAAGGATCGCTCCCTTGCCAGCTCCGCTGCGGGAAAGCGCGTGCTGATCACGGGCGCCTCGGCCGGAATCGGCCGGGCTACGGCCCTGCGCCTGGGAGAGGCCGGCGCCATCGTGCTGCTCGTCGCGCGCAGCGCCGAGAAGCTCGCCGTGGTAAAGGAAGAAGTCGAGAACGTCGGCGGCACGGCCTTCATCCACACGGCGGACCTCTCCGACCTCGAGAGCTGCGACGCCCTTGTCGCCGAGGTGCTCGCCCAACACGGCTCCGTGGACATCCTGGTCAACAACGCGGGCCGCTCGATCCGCCGCTCGGTCAATCTCTCCTACGATCGCTTCCACGATTTCCAGCGCACCATGCAACTGAACTACTTCGGTGCGATGAAGCTGATCCTGGGCTTCCTGCCTGCAATGCAGAAACAAAAGGGTGGACAGATCATCAACATCTCCAGCATGGGCGTGCAGACCCATCCGCCGCGGTTCTCGGCCTACGTGGCCTCGAAGGCGGCGCTCGATGCCTTCAGCCGTTGTGCGGCACCGGAATTCCTGGATGAGGAGATCGCCTTCACGACGGTCTGCATGCCCCTCGTCCGGACGGAAATGATTGCGCCGACGAAGATCTATCAGCGTTTCCCGACCATCAGTTCGGACGAGGCGGCGGACCTGATCTGCGGGGCGGTCATCGACCGGCCCAAGCGGGTGACCACGAAGATGGGCGTCTTCACCCAGCTGATCTACGCCGTTGCGCCGAAGGCGACCGACGCGATCGCCAGCATGGCGTGGCGGTTGCTGCCGGATTCAGCGGCGGCGCGCGGGGAAACCTCCAAGGCTGGAGAGGAAGAGCCGAGCACGGAGGCGGTCGCGTTTGCGCACCTGCTTCCGGGCACGCACTGGTAG
- a CDS encoding SDR family oxidoreductase, with translation MARLEGKIALITGAARGLGLAMGHRFREEGAEVVINDLDPEAAAKAASEIGGSSFAADVSDSAAVAAMFQEVSSQHGRLDVLVNNAGINGVENDPERAADFRNRMLAQAAEAMSGGPITTHIDATVEATDEDWHRMLGVHLDGTFFCSREALKIMNPQNSGCILNMGSIMGTAGGAGAASYCAAKAGILGFTRSLAREVVTRNIRVNAIAPGWIDTDFTSFLEETKMVIAAQTPMGRLGDVDDIAWAAVYLASDESKFVTGQVLSPNGGWHMSQ, from the coding sequence ATGGCACGGCTCGAAGGAAAGATCGCTCTCATCACCGGTGCCGCCCGCGGCCTCGGCCTGGCCATGGGCCACCGCTTCCGGGAGGAAGGCGCGGAGGTCGTCATCAATGATCTCGATCCGGAAGCTGCCGCGAAGGCCGCATCGGAGATCGGCGGAAGCTCTTTCGCCGCCGATGTCTCCGATTCGGCAGCGGTCGCGGCGATGTTCCAAGAGGTCAGCAGTCAGCACGGACGGCTCGACGTGCTGGTCAACAACGCGGGAATCAACGGCGTCGAGAACGATCCCGAGCGAGCGGCCGACTTCAGGAATCGCATGCTCGCCCAGGCTGCCGAAGCCATGAGCGGCGGACCCATCACCACGCATATCGATGCGACCGTCGAAGCCACCGACGAGGATTGGCATCGGATGCTAGGCGTCCACCTGGACGGCACCTTCTTCTGCAGCCGCGAAGCGCTGAAGATCATGAACCCCCAGAATTCTGGCTGCATCTTGAACATGGGATCGATCATGGGGACCGCGGGTGGCGCAGGGGCAGCATCCTATTGCGCGGCAAAAGCCGGCATCCTGGGCTTCACGCGCTCGCTGGCGAGAGAGGTGGTGACGCGGAACATCCGTGTCAACGCCATTGCGCCGGGCTGGATCGATACCGATTTCACCTCGTTCCTCGAAGAAACGAAGATGGTGATCGCGGCCCAGACGCCGATGGGACGCCTCGGCGACGTGGATGACATCGCCTGGGCAGCCGTCTACCTGGCGAGCGACGAATCGAAATTCGTGACCGGCCAGGTGCTGAGCCCGAACGGCGGCTGGCACATGAGCCAATAG
- a CDS encoding methylamine utilization protein MauE, translated as MDPAFHWILRGSLAALFAVAATHKLRDLEGFGETLRAYQTLGGGWVAPAGAALVLAELGVAIALVLSPNALLSSAGAAILLGLYSFGIGINLARGRRDIDCGCLGPSARSPLSGGLLVRNGVLIVAALLTALPVTSRALHPLDALTIGGGLIATAFVFIAAQQLAALAPGLPSRRNSA; from the coding sequence ATGGACCCCGCCTTCCACTGGATCCTCCGCGGCAGCCTTGCCGCACTCTTCGCTGTCGCGGCCACGCACAAACTGCGGGATCTAGAGGGCTTCGGCGAAACCCTGCGGGCCTATCAAACCCTCGGTGGCGGCTGGGTCGCACCGGCCGGCGCAGCGCTCGTGCTGGCGGAGCTCGGTGTCGCCATCGCGCTGGTCCTCTCGCCGAATGCCCTGCTTAGCTCGGCGGGCGCGGCCATACTGCTCGGCCTCTACTCCTTCGGGATCGGCATCAACCTCGCCCGCGGCCGCCGCGACATCGATTGCGGCTGCCTCGGTCCCTCGGCGCGCAGCCCGCTCTCCGGCGGCCTGCTGGTGCGCAATGGCGTGCTGATCGTGGCCGCACTCCTCACAGCGCTCCCGGTCACCTCCCGCGCCCTGCATCCCCTCGACGCACTCACCATTGGCGGGGGCCTCATCGCCACCGCCTTCGTCTTCATCGCAGCTCAGCAGCTCGCCGCATTGGCGCCGGGCCTGCCCAGCCGGAGGAATTCCGCATGA
- a CDS encoding cytochrome c yields the protein MTGRLLAALILCAASAAHADDSRLRPPAEGYVLHCSGCHGPDGHGVPGTIPTLHGVGRFGSTPEGRAYLASVPGVAQAPVGDAELAILLNWVLERFSETAPTPPYSAEEVGRFRSKPLRNTTAARAALVAP from the coding sequence ATGACCGGACGCCTCCTCGCCGCCCTGATCCTATGCGCCGCGTCCGCAGCCCACGCGGACGATTCCCGCCTTCGACCGCCCGCCGAGGGCTACGTCCTCCACTGCTCTGGCTGCCATGGGCCCGATGGCCACGGCGTTCCCGGCACCATACCCACACTTCACGGTGTCGGGCGCTTCGGGAGCACGCCCGAAGGCAGAGCCTATCTGGCGAGCGTGCCCGGCGTCGCGCAGGCGCCCGTCGGCGATGCCGAACTGGCGATCCTGCTGAACTGGGTGCTCGAACGTTTTTCGGAGACGGCTCCAACACCTCCCTACTCGGCAGAGGAGGTGGGAAGGTTCCGCAGCAAGCCGCTGCGGAACACGACGGCAGCGCGAGCCGCGCTCGTCGCTCCCTAG
- a CDS encoding GMC family oxidoreductase: MSEDIADVLIIGAGAAGAALAWSLAETRMRIVCLEQGDWMNPADYPTSRSGWEMERLGAFGLSPNGRGRAEDYPINDDDSPIKISNFNAVGGSTVLYAGHFPRMHPSDFRVRTVDGVADDWPIDYATLEPYYDQNAQMMGVAGLAGDPAYPPKEPTLPPVPIGKLGDTIGRGFEKLGWHWWPSDSAIATEEHAGRAPCVNLGPCIMGCAQGAKGSTDVTYWPVAVREGVELRTRCRVREITVDENGMADGAIYVDADGVEHKQKAEIVIVACNGVGTPRLLLNSRSSRFPDGLANDSGLVGKNLMFHPYAMVTGIFEERLEGWKGPTGCCLISQEFYETDRSRDFVRGYSFEILRGMGPVSTALFGMSTDRLSWGADHHEAYERIWDRTAGMVIICEDLPEEHNQVTLDPERTDSDGIPSPKITYQLSENSKRMLDHAVARGRELLEAAGAVDMLSEAPLPPAGWHLMGTARMGSDPKHSVVDSWCRSHDVKNLFVVDGSVFVTSGGVNPTNTIQALALYVADTIKKNLTNLFE; the protein is encoded by the coding sequence ATGTCCGAGGATATCGCCGACGTCCTGATCATCGGTGCCGGAGCCGCCGGGGCGGCACTCGCCTGGAGCCTGGCCGAGACGCGCATGCGCATCGTATGTCTCGAACAAGGCGACTGGATGAATCCGGCCGACTACCCGACCAGCCGAAGCGGCTGGGAGATGGAGCGCCTTGGCGCCTTCGGTCTCTCCCCCAACGGCCGAGGGCGAGCCGAAGACTACCCGATCAACGACGACGACTCGCCGATCAAGATCTCGAACTTCAACGCGGTCGGCGGCAGCACCGTCCTCTACGCCGGGCACTTCCCGCGCATGCATCCCTCGGATTTCCGCGTGCGCACGGTCGACGGCGTCGCCGACGACTGGCCCATCGATTACGCCACACTCGAGCCCTACTACGACCAGAACGCCCAGATGATGGGCGTCGCCGGCCTGGCCGGGGATCCGGCCTATCCGCCCAAGGAGCCGACCCTCCCGCCCGTGCCCATCGGCAAACTCGGCGACACCATCGGACGCGGGTTCGAGAAGCTAGGCTGGCATTGGTGGCCGTCGGATAGTGCCATCGCAACGGAAGAGCACGCCGGCCGCGCACCCTGCGTGAACCTTGGCCCGTGCATCATGGGCTGCGCGCAGGGCGCCAAGGGCAGTACCGATGTCACCTATTGGCCGGTCGCGGTGCGCGAAGGCGTCGAACTTCGCACACGCTGCCGCGTACGAGAGATCACCGTCGACGAGAACGGCATGGCCGACGGCGCAATCTACGTGGATGCCGACGGCGTGGAGCACAAGCAGAAGGCCGAGATCGTCATCGTTGCCTGCAACGGCGTCGGAACGCCGCGCCTGCTGCTGAATTCGCGCTCGTCCCGCTTCCCGGATGGCCTCGCGAACGACAGTGGACTGGTCGGGAAGAACCTGATGTTCCATCCCTACGCGATGGTGACCGGCATCTTCGAAGAACGCCTCGAAGGATGGAAAGGCCCCACGGGCTGCTGCCTGATCAGCCAGGAATTCTACGAGACCGATCGCTCACGGGATTTCGTGCGCGGCTACAGCTTCGAGATCCTCCGCGGTATGGGGCCGGTCTCGACCGCGCTCTTTGGGATGAGCACCGACCGGTTGTCCTGGGGCGCCGATCACCACGAGGCCTATGAGCGGATCTGGGATCGCACGGCCGGCATGGTCATCATCTGCGAAGACCTCCCGGAAGAACACAACCAGGTCACCCTCGATCCCGAACGGACGGATAGCGACGGCATCCCGTCGCCGAAGATCACCTACCAGCTGAGCGAGAACAGCAAGCGCATGCTCGATCATGCCGTCGCCCGGGGCAGGGAACTCCTCGAAGCCGCCGGTGCCGTGGACATGCTTTCGGAAGCGCCGCTTCCCCCCGCTGGCTGGCACCTGATGGGCACCGCCCGCATGGGATCGGACCCGAAGCACTCGGTCGTCGATTCCTGGTGCCGCTCTCATGATGTGAAGAATCTCTTCGTCGTCGACGGCTCCGTCTTCGTGACCTCCGGCGGGGTGAACCCGACCAACACGATCCAGGCGTTGGCCCTGTACGTCGCTGATACGATCAAGAAGAACCTGACGAACCTGTTCGAGTGA
- a CDS encoding VOC family protein, producing MIGYVTIGSNDLDKACAFYDALLAEVGAKQLMGMDRIKFYGTGKENSAMLSLCTPYDEKPQTCGNGNMVAIPGGSREGVDKLYAKAIELGATDEGPPGERMPVFYGAYVRDLDGNKLCFFDMKAG from the coding sequence ATGATTGGATACGTGACGATCGGATCGAACGACCTGGACAAGGCCTGTGCCTTCTATGACGCCCTGCTGGCCGAGGTGGGCGCCAAGCAGCTCATGGGCATGGACAGGATCAAGTTCTACGGCACGGGGAAGGAAAATTCCGCGATGCTCTCGCTCTGCACGCCCTACGACGAGAAGCCTCAGACCTGCGGCAACGGCAACATGGTCGCGATTCCGGGCGGCTCCCGTGAGGGCGTCGACAAGCTGTATGCGAAGGCAATCGAACTGGGCGCCACGGATGAGGGCCCGCCCGGTGAGCGGATGCCGGTCTTCTACGGCGCCTACGTGCGCGATCTCGACGGCAACAAGCTCTGCTTCTTCGACATGAAGGCTGGCTAG
- a CDS encoding metal-dependent hydrolase, with translation MADITVRKIRFEFGEPIDFDLDDQQLGLVLSSMGLSLTMPHLEPYLIRTMKVALKEITDPVLAEDVRRFSQQEGHHFRNHADFNVKLRGHFEPAVGAELERLEAEMEADYQRFSQEKPLRWNAAYAEGFEAMTCSGALAMAEHGSFESSMTPGGELWPWHMAEEIEHRTVAFGVFEHLVGSYFYRVVVGTRAQWHYLSYVQRMAKCMAKALNRELVTPRTPMTRAAGRNYLRTWSPRYDPAKIPIPPPVDFLARLTRDVLKWKSGRFSFQLEDPPCRIS, from the coding sequence ATGGCCGATATCACCGTCCGGAAGATCCGTTTCGAGTTCGGGGAGCCCATCGATTTCGATCTGGACGACCAGCAACTCGGCTTGGTTCTCTCCTCGATGGGTCTGTCGCTCACCATGCCCCACCTCGAGCCCTATTTGATTCGCACCATGAAGGTGGCACTCAAAGAGATCACGGATCCCGTGCTCGCCGAGGATGTTCGGAGGTTCTCCCAACAGGAGGGGCACCACTTCCGGAACCATGCGGACTTCAACGTCAAGCTGCGCGGTCATTTCGAGCCTGCTGTTGGCGCTGAGTTGGAGCGGCTCGAAGCGGAAATGGAAGCCGACTATCAACGCTTCAGCCAGGAGAAGCCCCTGCGTTGGAACGCGGCCTACGCCGAAGGCTTCGAGGCCATGACCTGTTCCGGCGCCCTGGCGATGGCAGAGCACGGGAGTTTCGAGAGCAGCATGACCCCGGGCGGCGAGCTGTGGCCTTGGCATATGGCCGAAGAGATCGAGCATCGCACGGTGGCGTTCGGCGTGTTCGAACACCTGGTTGGAAGCTACTTCTACCGAGTCGTGGTCGGCACCCGGGCCCAGTGGCACTACCTCTCGTACGTCCAGCGCATGGCCAAATGCATGGCGAAGGCCCTGAACCGAGAGCTCGTGACCCCCCGCACGCCGATGACCCGCGCCGCGGGACGGAATTACCTCCGCACCTGGAGCCCCCGCTACGACCCGGCCAAGATCCCCATCCCGCCGCCCGTTGACTTCCTGGCGCGCTTGACGCGGGACGTGCTGAAGTGGAAGAGTGGGCGATTCAGCTTCCAACTCGAGGATCCTCCATGTCGTATTTCGTGA
- a CDS encoding redoxin domain-containing protein: MTEALLVSNALLWVLVVALGLVVVALTRQIGLLHERIAPVGALATSAGLEVGDAVPGFGLQTLDGAELQLAAQRTLLFFLSPTCPVCETILPTLQRIEREEAGGLRVILASDGDPEEHGRFALEKQLDRSTYVLSRELGLRFEVAKLPYAVLIDAAGQVAAKGIVNTREHIESLFEAERLRVGSIQEFLQQNDELPMLELPRAGAES, translated from the coding sequence ATGACCGAAGCCCTGCTCGTATCGAACGCGCTCCTGTGGGTCCTCGTCGTAGCCCTCGGCCTGGTCGTCGTCGCGCTCACACGACAGATCGGATTGCTACACGAGCGCATCGCACCGGTCGGTGCACTCGCAACATCAGCCGGCCTCGAGGTGGGAGATGCCGTTCCGGGGTTCGGCCTGCAGACACTGGACGGCGCGGAGCTCCAGCTCGCAGCGCAGCGCACGCTCCTCTTCTTCCTCTCGCCGACCTGCCCGGTTTGCGAGACGATCCTGCCGACGCTGCAACGGATCGAACGCGAAGAGGCCGGAGGTCTCCGGGTGATCCTCGCTAGCGACGGTGATCCGGAGGAGCATGGCCGCTTCGCCCTCGAGAAGCAGCTCGATCGATCGACCTACGTGCTCTCCCGGGAACTCGGGCTGCGCTTCGAGGTGGCCAAGCTTCCCTACGCCGTCCTGATCGACGCTGCCGGGCAAGTGGCCGCGAAGGGAATCGTCAACACCCGCGAGCACATCGAAAGCCTCTTCGAGGCCGAACGACTCCGAGTGGGATCGATCCAGGAGTTCCTGCAGCAGAACGACGAACTGCCGATGCTCGAGCTTCCCCGAGCGGGAGCCGAATCATGA